The nucleotide window CGATTTTTCGAAAGAGACCCGTCATGAGCACTACAGAGAACAAGAAGTTCAACACCATCGCCATCCACGCCGGTCAGGAGTTCGACCCGACCACCGGTGCTGTCATCCCGCCGATCTACCAGACCTCCACCTACGTGCAGGAGAGCATCGGGGTGCTTCGCGGCGGCTACGAGTACAGCCGCGGCGGCAACCCCACCCGCACCTCGCTGGAGACCATGCTCGCCGCGCTCGAGGGCGGCAAGCACGGCCTGTCGTTCGCGAGCGGCCTCGCCGCCGAGGACAGCCTGCTGCGTGCGGTGCTCACGCCCGGCGACCACGTGGTGCTCGGCAATGACGTCTACGGCGGCACCCACCGGCTGATCAACCGGGTGCACGGCGCCTGGGGCGTGCGCAACACCACCGTGGAGATGAGCGATCTGGCCGCCGTCGAAGCCGCGATCATCCCCGGTGAGACCAAGATCCTCTGGGTGGAGACGCCGAGCAACCCGCTCATGAAGATCAGCGACATCGCCGGCCTGGTCGAGGTCGGCCACAAGTACGGCGTGCTCGTGGTGGTGGACAACACCTTCGCCTCGCCCGCCCTGCAGCAGCCCCTCGCCCTCGGCGCCGACGTCGTTGTGCACTCCACCACCAAGTACCTCGGCGGCCACTCCGACGTCATCGGCGGCGGCCTGGTCATCAACGACGACGAGCTCGCCGAGAAGACCGCGTTCATCCAGTTCGCGGCCGGACCCGTCTCGGCGCCGCTGGATGCCTGGCTCACCGTGCGCGGCATCAAGACCCTCGCGGTGCGCATGGAACGGCACAGCAGCAACGCGCTCACCATCGCCCGGTATCTCGAGACCCACCCGGCCATCGAGAAGGTCTACTACCCGGGCCTGGAGAGCCACCCCGGCCACGAACTCGCGAAGGCCCAGATGAGCGCCTTCGGCGGCATGCTGTCCCTCGCGTTCCACGGCGGCGAGAGCGCGGCCCGCCTCTTCGCCGAGTCGATGCACCTGTTCCAGCTGGCCGAATCGCTCGGCGGCGTGGAGTCCCTGGTGAACTACCCGTCCGAGATGACGCACGCCTCGGTGCGCGGCACCGAGCTCGAGGTCGCCACCAACATCGTGCGCCTCTCCGTGGGCATCGAAGACATCGACGACCTGCTCGCCGACCTCGCCCAGGCGCTGCCCGCCGCCTGACCGGCGAGCGGATGCCCGCGGTCGGTCAGCCGATCCGGGTGAGGACGGTGAACGACATCGTAGTGTTCGAGCCGTCGATGCAGGTCTGGTACAGCAGGTCGTAGCCGCGCGGAACGTCGCCGATGCCCTGCGTGTTGGCGTTGAGCACCGCGGCGACGCCGCCCACCAGGTAGGTGCCCGAACGCACCCCGGAGAGGGTGATCACGGTGCCGCTGCCGGGAAACCACGCCCCGCCGCAGGACCAGTGTTCGGCGATGACGGCCACACCGTAGTTGCCGGTGACGTCCACCGCGCCGTTGCAGGCGTCGATCTCGGTCTGGAACCCGCTCGTCCAGACGTACTTGTCAACCGAGGCCGGCCCGGCCGGCGCACCGTCGTCTCCCGGGTCCGCGGTGCCTCCGCCCTGGGCGGCCTGGGCGGCCTGTGCGGCCTGGGACTCCTGGGCGGATGCGGCGGCGGCGGCCGCGACCCGTTCGGCCTCGGCGGCCTCGACCCTGGCGGCTTCGACCCTGGCCGCCTCGACTCTGGCTGCCTCCTCGGCCGCGAGCCTCTCCTGCTCTGCCTGCCAGCTGGCGACGGCCGCCGTCACGGCGTCTGCTGTGCCGTCGAGAGCGTCGGCTACCTCGGCCAGGTCGGCGCCGTTCGTGAGGGGCATCCGCTGCAGGGTCTGGGTCGCCCGCGCGAGGTCCGGCGGCGAGAAGAACCTGCCGCCCGAGCGAAGCGGGTCGGCCTGCAGTGCGGCCCGGTCGACCACCTTCTCGGCCCGTCTGACGGAGGCCGTGGTGGAGCGGATGCTCTCGGCCAGGACTGTGCGCGCCTCCTCGTCGAGCACCCGGCCGGCGCTGTCGGTGAGCGTGGCCCTGGCGTCGGCAAGCACGGCGTCGGCGTGGACGATCGCGGCGGTCGCCGTGCGCGACGACGTCGGGAAGCCGTCGACGGCGGTGAGTCGTGGCGCCGCCGCCGACGCCGACGCCACGACCTGGCTCGTGTCGAGTGTGAGGGCGGTGCCGGCCAGCAGCAGCGGCACCCCGATGAGCGCGAGCAGTGCGGCGGGCGCGTTCCGGTGGCCGTGCGCGGACCGCGGAGCGCGGCTCGGCGGGCGAATCTCCGTGGGCGTTCTCGCTGAGCGCATGGCTGCCGTCCCTGGCCGGCCCCGTTCGGGAAGGGACGGCCCAGACAGTAAACGCCCGCGCGTCAAAGCTGAATAGTCCTCATTACCGACTGCGGCCGGCCTGATCACCCCCAGTTCGGGGCCGGTGGGAGTGAGTCCGAGCCCAGGTCATGGCGGAAAATCGACGCAGAGTGGCCGGTCACAGGTCGCCGCGGGTCACCCGGCTCGGCACACTGGAACCTCACCCGACGGGCGCCCAGCCGACGGACAGACCCAGCAGGAGAACCCCGCATGACGACATCCCACTCCCGCCTCGTCGAGCTCAGCCACGAGATCAGTGCCGGCCTGGTCACCTACCCCGGGCTTCCGGTCCCGGTGATCACCCCCCACCTCACCCGGGCGGACTCGCGCAGCAACTACGCGGCCGGCACCGAATTCGCGATGGACACGATCACCATGATCGGCAACACCGGCACCTACCTGGACAGCCCGTTCCACCGCTTCGACGGCGGAACCGACCTGGCCGGGTTGCCCCTGGACTCCCTGGCCGACCTGCCCGCCCGTGTCTTCAGGCACGACCAGGCGACCGGGCGCGGGATCCCGGCGACGGTCTTCGCCGGGGAGCAGCTGGCCGGCACCGCCGTGCTGCTGCAGACCGGCTGGGACCTGCACTTCGGCACCCCGGCCTATGCGTCCGGTGCACCGTTCCTCACCGAGGCCGGCGCGGAAGCCCTGGTTGCGGCCGGCGTGACGCTGGTGGGGATCGACTCGCTCAACATCGACGACACCGAGTCAGGGGGAACCCGTCCGGCGCACTCGCTCCTGCTGGCCGCGGGCATCCCGGTCGTCGAGCATCTCACCGGCTTGGCCGCCCTGCCCGACCGGGGAGCGCACTTCTTCGCCGTGCCTCCGCGCGTGCGCGACTTCGGCACCTTCCCGGTGCGGGCATTCGCCCGGCTGCCCTAACCGAGGGACAACCGTTCCCCACCCGGACAAGTGCACCCGGTGCGCCGGGTGCACAAGTCCGTTCGGGGAACAATTGTGCGGGGGAGCGGAGTGGGGCGGGCTACCGGACGGAGCGCACCACGCGGGTGAGCCCGGCGGGCACCAGCACGGTTCCCCCGACGACCGTGTTCGTGAGCAGCTCGGTGCCGGTGGCAGGCACCGCCTGGTCGGCATCCGTGTGGTTGATCAGGAAGACGAAATCGGCGGTGTCGCTGGACCGGGTGACCGACTCCAGGCCGCCTATGACCCGGGCCGGGGCGATACCGGCCGCGGTGAGCACGTCGAGCAGCAGTGAATCGAGGTCGTTGCCGATGAGCTTGGTGGACAGGTACCAGGCAACGCCGTCGCCGAAGGCGTTGCGGGTGATGGCCGGCCCGCCCGCCGCGGGCCCGTCCACGTACCTGGCCAGGACCTGGGCGGTGGACACCTCGATATCGTCGGTCCAGGCGCTGCCGGTGCGGGAGTCACTGAGGGTGACGGTCTCGCTCTCGTGCAGCGGGAGGAACTCGGGGATGCTGAGGCCGAGCACCTCGCGCAGGGCTCCCGGTGCTGCACCGGCGTAGACGGTGTCGTTCTCGTCGACGATGCCGGAGAAGTAGGAGACGAGCAGGTGGCCGCCGGCTCGCACGTAACCGGTGAGGTTCTCGGATGCTGCGGGCCCGGCCAGGTACAGGCTGGGTGCGATCACGAGGTCATAGCCGCTGAGGTCGCCGGTCGGGTGGGCGAAGTCCACGGTCACATTGCGGTTCCACAAGGCCGTGTAAAAGGCTTCGATGCGCTCGCGGTGCCCGAGCTCCACACTTGGACGCCACTCGAAGTCCTGGGCCCAGAACGACTCGGTGTCCCAGAGCAGAGCGACCCTGGCGCGCACCCGGGAGGAGCGCACGTCGGCGAGCTCCCCGAGGGCCTGGCCGAGCGCCACGACCTCTCGCCAGATGCGGGTCTCGGCGCCCGCGTGCGGGAGCATCGCCGAATGGAACTTCTCCACGCCGAACCTGGAGGCGCGGAACTGGAAGAACAGGATGCCGTCCGCTCCGCGGGCGAGGTGCGAGAGCGAGTTGCGGGCCAGTTCGCCGGCCCGCTTGGCAATGTTGCGCGGCTGCCAGTTGACCGCCCCGGTGGAGTGCTCCATCAGGATCCAGGGCGCCCCGCCGGCCAGCGACCGGGTGAGGTCGGCATCCATGGCCAACAACACGTGGTTGTCGGCGCGTTCGGCCACCAGGTAGTGGTCGTTCGAGACGACGTCCACCTCGCGGCTCCAGCGCCAGTAGTCGGCGGAGAGGCAGTTGGTGGCCATGAAGTTGGTGGTGACCGGGATGTCGGGGGTGAAACGGCGAATGACGTCGCGTTCGTTGATGAAGCACTCGAGCAACGCGTCGGAGGTGAACCGGTGGAAGTCCAGGCGCTGCGCCTGATTGCTCACCGAGGCGGACTGCCGGGGTGCGTCGATCTCGTCCCACTCGCCGTAGACCTGGCCCCAGAAGGTGGTGCCCCACTTCTCATTGAGGACCGCCAGGGTGCCGTAGCGGGTGCGCAGCCAGGCCCGGAACGCGGCGACGGAGTAGTCGTCGTAGGAGTCGCTGATCGGTGCGCCGTATTCGTTGTGCACGTGCCAGAGCACGAGCGCCGGGTGGTTCTTGTACCGGCGGGCGAGCTGTTCGGTGATCTGGGCTGCGGCTCGGCGGTAGTCCGGGCTCGACGGGCTGACCATGCCGCGGGAGCCGTTGCCCAGGGTGATGCCCTCGCGCGTGACCGGGCGGGAGTCCGGGTATTTCTTCCAGAACCAGGCCGGCGGAGCGGCGGTGGGCGTGGCCAGGTCGACGTCGATGCCGGCCGCGTGCAACAGCTCGATGATGTCGTCCAGCTGGCTGAAGTCGTATTCACCCTCGCGGGGTTCCAGGATGCCCCAGGAGAAAATTGCGAGGCTCACCAGGTTGATGCCGGCCTGCTTCATCAACTCGATGTCCTCGAGCCAGGTGGCGCGCGGCCACTGCTCGGGGTTGTAGTCGCCGCCGTAGCGGATCCCGGTCGTGCCGTTCAGCAACCGCTGCATGGCGGGGGAATCGGCGGGTGGTGGGGTCTGGATCGACATTGGTCTCGGGCTCCTTTTACTGTGTGCGCTCCCAGTTCTAACACAGTGCTGTGACAGAAGCCAGATGCAGGGCCCTTGTTGACAATGGAAAATTTGTGTGGATTACTAGTACCGCTCCCAGTCGCATCGTCCAATCGCCGTCGCGAAGACCTGATGATCCACCAGGGGCGCCCACTCACAGCACCAGCATTCATCAAGGAGGACGAGATGCGCACGTCGATTCGAGTCGGGGCGGTGGCCATGGCCACTGCCGCAACCCTGCTCATGTCAGGTTGTTCGGCACAGGCGGGCGGCGGTGACGCAGGGCCGGTGAAGCTGAACTACTGGGCCTGGGCGCCGAACCTCGAGCAGGTCGTGGACATCTGGAACTCCGAGAACCCCGACATCCAGGTGACGGTGCAGAAGCAGGATGGCGGCGACCCCGCCATCACCAAACTTCTTACGGCCATCAAGGCCGGCAGCGGTGCGCCGGACCTGATCCAGGCCGAGTACCAGAAGATCCCCACTCTGGTCTCCTCCGATGCCCTCGCCGACCTGTCCGAGTACGGTGCCGGCGACATCGAAGACTCCTTCGCCGCCGGCGTCTGGGATTCAGTCACACTGGGCTCAGACGCGATCTACGCCATCCCGCAGGACAGCGGCCCGATGATGTTCTACTACCGGGCCGACATCCTCGCCGACCTCGGCCTGGCCGTGCCCACCACCTGGGACGAATACGCCGAGGTGGCCCGTGCGGTGCACGCCGCGGACCCGTCCAAGTACCTCGGCACTTTCTCATCGAACGACGCCGGTTGGTTCACCGGCATGGCGCAGCAGGCCGGCGCCTCCTGGTGGGGCATCGACGGGGACGCGTGGAGCGTGGACATCGCGGCCACCCCCACCGAAACCGTCGCCGGCTACTGGGGTGGCCTCGTCGAAGAGGGCGTCATCGACAACAAGCCGATGTACACCCCGGAGTGGAACGCCGGGCTCAATAACGGCGAGCAGGTGGGCTGGCTGAGCGCCGTCTGGGCTCCCGGCGTGCTCGGCGGGAACGCCGCGGACACCGCCGGGCTCTGGGAGGCCGCGCCGATGCCGCAGTGGGACGTCGATGCGCCCGCGACCGGCAACTGGGGTGGATCGTCCACCGCCGTCACCACCCAGTCCGACCACCCGAAGGAGGCCGCGGAGTTCGCCACCTGGCTGAACACCGACGCCGACGCCGTGCAGGCCCTCGTCACCACGTCAGGCATCTACCCAGCGGATGCCGAACAGGCCAAGGCTGCGCTCACCGCGCCGCCGGAGTTCTTCAGCAACCAGCCTGACTTCTACGACGTCGCCGCCGAGGTGGCTGCCACGGTGAGCCCGTTCACTTACGGCCCGAACGTGAATGTCGCCTACAGCGCGTACAACGACGAGTTCGCCAAAGCGGCGGACGCCAAGACGAAGAGCGCCTTCTTGGACGCCGTCGACGCGATGCAGAAGATCACCACGGACGATATGAAGAAGAACGGCTTCACGGTCAAGTAGCTCGGTCCCGGGGGTCCGCCGGCAAACCGGCGGACCCCCACACCCCGCCTGACCCACCCCATCATCACCCACCCCAGACACTCGCGTCGATTGAGGACAACTCGTGACAGTGACAGAGGCCGAAGTGGCCACCAGGAGCAGTGCGCCGCCGGTTCGCCGGGGCCGAGGGACCTTCCGATCGAGGGTGCTCGTGCCGTACGCGATGCTGGCGCCCGGCATCATCCTCTTCGTGGCCTTCATGGCCGCGCCCATCCTCTACACGCTCTACTTGAGTTTCCAGAAGACCAAGGTGTCCGGTCTCGGACTCGGCTCCGGAGCCCGCACCGCCGTCTTCGCCGGGATCGACAACTACGTCGCGACTCTCACCAACACCGAATTCGGGGCCAGTGTCGGCCGCGTGCTGCTTTACGGCTTCATCTTGATCCCGCTGATGCTCGGACTCGCGCTGCTTTTTGCGTTGCTGCTGGACTCCAAGCGCACCAGGGCCGCCGGTTTCTCCCGCACCGCCATCTTCCTGCCGTACGCCGTGCCGGCCGTGATCAGCTCGCTGCTCTGGGGGTTCCTCTACCTGCCGGCGGTGAGCCCGTTCTACTTTGTCTTCGACAAGCTCGGCTGGGACGTCCCGTCGATGCTGTCCTCTGGCGGGGTCACCTTCGCGATCGCAAACATCGCCCTCTGGGGCGGGGTGGGCTTCAACATGATCGTGATGTACACCTCCCTCAAGTCGGTGCCCTCCGACATCTACGAAGCGGCCACATTGGACGGTGCGAGCGAGGTGCAAATCGCGCTGCGCATCAAGATCCCGATCATCGCGCCGGCGATCGTCATGACCGCGTTGTTCTCCATGGTCGCCACTTTGCAGGTGTTCGCCGAGCCCACCACGCTCCGCCCGCTCACCAACTCGCTGTCCACCAGCTGGTCGCCGCTGATGTTGGTCTACCGGGATGCCTTCACTCGCGACGACATCTACTCGGCCGCGGCGACCTCGATCGTCATCGCCCTGGTGACCTTCGCCTTCTCATTCCTGTTCCTGCGCGTCGTGCAGAAACGTGCCTTCGGCCAGGAGGACTGACCCATGACCACCACGCTCACGCGCGCCCGCACCGATCGGACCCGGCGTCAAGCGGAGCGGGCCTCGGCCCGAGTCTTCCGCCAGAAGGCCAGCCCGGTCTCCACCGGCATCCTCATCATCGGTGCCATCTACTGCCTGTTCCCGGTGTTCTGGGTTCTGATGGCGTCGAGCAAGGACAGCTCAGAACTGTTCTCCACCTTCACCCTGATGCCCAGCACCCACCTGTGGGACAACATCGTGGAACTCAGCCAGTACCGGGGCGGCCTGTTCTGGCGCTGGGTGCTCAACACCGCGATCTACGCCGGCGTTGGCGCCCTGGCCTCGACCTGGATCTCGGCGATCTCCGGCTACGTCCTGGCCAAGTTCGAGTTCCCCGGCAAAAAGGTGGTCTTCTCGATCCTGCTGATGGGCGTGCTCGTGCCGGGCGTCATCCTCGCGATCCCGCAGTACTTCCTGCTCGCCGAGGTGGGACTGACCAACACGATGTGGTCGGTGCTCCTGCCGCAGATCATCAGCCCGTACGGCATCTACCTGGCCCGCATCTACGCGGCGGCATCCGTGCCCACCGAGGTCATCGAGGCCTCCCGCACCGAGGGTGCGGGGGAGCTCTACATCTTCAACCGCATCGCCCTGCCGATGATGGGCCCCGGCCTGGTGACGATCTTCCTGTTCCAGTTCGTCGCGGTCTGGAACAACTTCATGCTGCCGTACATCATGCTCGGCGACGACCAGCTCTTCCCAGTGACGGTGGGCCTGAGCGGCCTGCTCAATCAGGGTGCGAGCGCACCGTCGATGTACACCCTCGTGATCACTGGAGCCCTGCTGTCGATCATCCCGCTGATCATCCTGTTCCTCGTGCTGCAGCGTTATTGGAAGGTCGACCTCGCCGCCGGTGCGGTCAAGGCCTGACGGTCGCTAGGCTTCACACGTGACCCCGCCCCCCGCCAAGCGCCGTCCGACCATCGATGACGTGGCCGCCGCCGCCGGTGTGTCCCGCGGCACGGTCTCGCGGGTGCTCAACGGCGGC belongs to Cryobacterium sp. SO2 and includes:
- a CDS encoding cystathionine gamma-synthase — its product is MSTTENKKFNTIAIHAGQEFDPTTGAVIPPIYQTSTYVQESIGVLRGGYEYSRGGNPTRTSLETMLAALEGGKHGLSFASGLAAEDSLLRAVLTPGDHVVLGNDVYGGTHRLINRVHGAWGVRNTTVEMSDLAAVEAAIIPGETKILWVETPSNPLMKISDIAGLVEVGHKYGVLVVVDNTFASPALQQPLALGADVVVHSTTKYLGGHSDVIGGGLVINDDELAEKTAFIQFAAGPVSAPLDAWLTVRGIKTLAVRMERHSSNALTIARYLETHPAIEKVYYPGLESHPGHELAKAQMSAFGGMLSLAFHGGESAARLFAESMHLFQLAESLGGVESLVNYPSEMTHASVRGTELEVATNIVRLSVGIEDIDDLLADLAQALPAA
- a CDS encoding cyclase family protein — protein: MTTSHSRLVELSHEISAGLVTYPGLPVPVITPHLTRADSRSNYAAGTEFAMDTITMIGNTGTYLDSPFHRFDGGTDLAGLPLDSLADLPARVFRHDQATGRGIPATVFAGEQLAGTAVLLQTGWDLHFGTPAYASGAPFLTEAGAEALVAAGVTLVGIDSLNIDDTESGGTRPAHSLLLAAGIPVVEHLTGLAALPDRGAHFFAVPPRVRDFGTFPVRAFARLP
- a CDS encoding beta-galactosidase; its protein translation is MQRLLNGTTGIRYGGDYNPEQWPRATWLEDIELMKQAGINLVSLAIFSWGILEPREGEYDFSQLDDIIELLHAAGIDVDLATPTAAPPAWFWKKYPDSRPVTREGITLGNGSRGMVSPSSPDYRRAAAQITEQLARRYKNHPALVLWHVHNEYGAPISDSYDDYSVAAFRAWLRTRYGTLAVLNEKWGTTFWGQVYGEWDEIDAPRQSASVSNQAQRLDFHRFTSDALLECFINERDVIRRFTPDIPVTTNFMATNCLSADYWRWSREVDVVSNDHYLVAERADNHVLLAMDADLTRSLAGGAPWILMEHSTGAVNWQPRNIAKRAGELARNSLSHLARGADGILFFQFRASRFGVEKFHSAMLPHAGAETRIWREVVALGQALGELADVRSSRVRARVALLWDTESFWAQDFEWRPSVELGHRERIEAFYTALWNRNVTVDFAHPTGDLSGYDLVIAPSLYLAGPAASENLTGYVRAGGHLLVSYFSGIVDENDTVYAGAAPGALREVLGLSIPEFLPLHESETVTLSDSRTGSAWTDDIEVSTAQVLARYVDGPAAGGPAITRNAFGDGVAWYLSTKLIGNDLDSLLLDVLTAAGIAPARVIGGLESVTRSSDTADFVFLINHTDADQAVPATGTELLTNTVVGGTVLVPAGLTRVVRSVR
- a CDS encoding extracellular solute-binding protein; protein product: MRTSIRVGAVAMATAATLLMSGCSAQAGGGDAGPVKLNYWAWAPNLEQVVDIWNSENPDIQVTVQKQDGGDPAITKLLTAIKAGSGAPDLIQAEYQKIPTLVSSDALADLSEYGAGDIEDSFAAGVWDSVTLGSDAIYAIPQDSGPMMFYYRADILADLGLAVPTTWDEYAEVARAVHAADPSKYLGTFSSNDAGWFTGMAQQAGASWWGIDGDAWSVDIAATPTETVAGYWGGLVEEGVIDNKPMYTPEWNAGLNNGEQVGWLSAVWAPGVLGGNAADTAGLWEAAPMPQWDVDAPATGNWGGSSTAVTTQSDHPKEAAEFATWLNTDADAVQALVTTSGIYPADAEQAKAALTAPPEFFSNQPDFYDVAAEVAATVSPFTYGPNVNVAYSAYNDEFAKAADAKTKSAFLDAVDAMQKITTDDMKKNGFTVK
- a CDS encoding sugar ABC transporter permease encodes the protein MLAPGIILFVAFMAAPILYTLYLSFQKTKVSGLGLGSGARTAVFAGIDNYVATLTNTEFGASVGRVLLYGFILIPLMLGLALLFALLLDSKRTRAAGFSRTAIFLPYAVPAVISSLLWGFLYLPAVSPFYFVFDKLGWDVPSMLSSGGVTFAIANIALWGGVGFNMIVMYTSLKSVPSDIYEAATLDGASEVQIALRIKIPIIAPAIVMTALFSMVATLQVFAEPTTLRPLTNSLSTSWSPLMLVYRDAFTRDDIYSAAATSIVIALVTFAFSFLFLRVVQKRAFGQED
- a CDS encoding carbohydrate ABC transporter permease, with the translated sequence MTTTLTRARTDRTRRQAERASARVFRQKASPVSTGILIIGAIYCLFPVFWVLMASSKDSSELFSTFTLMPSTHLWDNIVELSQYRGGLFWRWVLNTAIYAGVGALASTWISAISGYVLAKFEFPGKKVVFSILLMGVLVPGVILAIPQYFLLAEVGLTNTMWSVLLPQIISPYGIYLARIYAAASVPTEVIEASRTEGAGELYIFNRIALPMMGPGLVTIFLFQFVAVWNNFMLPYIMLGDDQLFPVTVGLSGLLNQGASAPSMYTLVITGALLSIIPLIILFLVLQRYWKVDLAAGAVKA